A section of the Dehalococcoidales bacterium genome encodes:
- a CDS encoding helix-turn-helix domain-containing protein: MKQKEICPVATTLELIGGKYKALILWHLSKETLRFGELQKLIPAATPKMLTQQLRELEADKIINRKVYPVVPPKVEYKLTKLGQSLIPLLKTMFEWGMGYLKSKRIKPDCSMSL; this comes from the coding sequence ATGAAACAAAAAGAAATTTGCCCCGTTGCCACAACTCTCGAACTAATCGGGGGGAAATACAAAGCGCTTATTTTATGGCACCTTTCAAAAGAAACCCTCAGATTCGGCGAACTGCAAAAGCTGATACCTGCAGCGACCCCAAAAATGCTCACTCAGCAGCTGCGCGAGCTTGAGGCAGACAAAATAATTAACCGAAAAGTTTATCCTGTGGTGCCCCCAAAGGTAGAATATAAACTTACAAAGTTGGGGCAAAGCCTCATACCCCTGTTAAAAACGATGTTTGAATGGGGTATGGGCTATCTTAAATCAAAAAGAATAAAGCCCGACTGCTCAATGAGCTTATAA